From Sphingopyxis sp. MWB1, a single genomic window includes:
- a CDS encoding alpha/beta hydrolase — translation MSAPSIRLPRHSAGAGARLHIHRWMPKEEAKAVVLLSHGYGEHAGRYAHVARRLNDAGYAIYAIDHWGHGRSDGRAGHVPRFSAFTDGLAELILWVERQHPALPRLLLGHSMGGLIATHVLAARQSTFAAAALSGPAIQPAQPPSRFLLALSGLLSRFFPHMGVASLDASAVSRDPDVVAAYHADPLVYRGRIGARLGQELLEAMNRAQQLAQHIKLPIFIQHGAEDRLADPAGSQNLFDRLGSEQKQLKLYPGLFHEIYNEPEREAVLNELVRWFDSHIERPATL, via the coding sequence TATTCATCGCTGGATGCCGAAGGAGGAAGCGAAAGCCGTCGTGCTGCTGTCGCATGGCTATGGTGAACATGCCGGGCGCTACGCTCATGTCGCCCGGCGGCTGAATGATGCGGGCTATGCCATTTATGCCATCGATCATTGGGGTCATGGCCGCTCGGACGGACGCGCGGGCCATGTACCGCGCTTTTCGGCCTTTACCGATGGGCTGGCGGAACTGATCCTCTGGGTGGAGCGTCAGCATCCCGCGCTGCCGCGCCTGCTTCTGGGGCACAGCATGGGCGGGCTTATTGCTACCCATGTGCTTGCCGCACGCCAGTCCACCTTCGCCGCCGCGGCGCTGTCGGGGCCGGCGATCCAGCCCGCGCAGCCGCCATCACGCTTCCTGCTGGCGCTCAGCGGGCTTTTGTCCCGCTTTTTTCCACATATGGGGGTGGCATCGCTTGATGCGAGCGCGGTCAGCCGCGATCCCGATGTGGTCGCGGCCTATCACGCCGACCCGCTGGTTTATCGCGGGCGGATCGGCGCGCGGCTGGGACAGGAATTGCTGGAGGCGATGAACCGCGCCCAGCAATTGGCGCAGCATATCAAGCTGCCCATTTTCATCCAGCATGGCGCAGAGGATCGGCTCGCCGATCCTGCCGGGTCGCAAAATCTGTTCGACCGGCTGGGTTCCGAACAGAAACAGCTCAAACTCTATCCGGGCCTGTTCCATGAAATCTATAATGAGCCCGAACGCGAGGCGGTGCTCAACGAACTGGTTCGCTGGTTCGACAGCCATATCGAAAGGCCCGCGACCCTATGA